From Synoicihabitans lomoniglobus, the proteins below share one genomic window:
- a CDS encoding sensor histidine kinase, with protein MAPSETRSSPRNPWWHYALVVVGAIGLMCVLLPSPPGQSRFTPIYIGRLAVMSAAVAITISFNVFVLLPKLAHRRRFVMYYIALLLLVYGAGHGIYAANGFVMEQITGRPARYPSPKAKMVVVFFNQVLVFTALSSVLHYLRSWARSRELERQKLEAELTALKAQLNPHFLFNSLNNIYSLALDKSDDGPAYVLKMSEMMRYILHDSQVESIELRKELEFVQHYLDLERIRTENTMRMTLNVQGDPEGVQVAPLLFLPFVENAFKHGVSTAPVEAFVEINASVLVDGHLVVEVINSKEDMEAVLAGMGITPPAPASEMPGGIGLENVRRRLHLLYPDRHDLVLRDEGDRFVARVEVWS; from the coding sequence ATGGCTCCCTCCGAGACTCGTTCGTCGCCCCGCAATCCATGGTGGCATTACGCTTTGGTCGTGGTGGGGGCGATTGGATTGATGTGTGTATTGTTGCCGAGCCCTCCGGGTCAAAGTCGGTTTACCCCGATTTATATCGGGCGCCTGGCGGTGATGAGCGCGGCGGTGGCGATCACGATCTCCTTCAACGTATTCGTATTGTTGCCCAAATTAGCGCACCGCCGCCGGTTCGTGATGTATTACATCGCGTTGTTGTTGCTGGTATACGGCGCGGGTCACGGGATCTATGCCGCGAATGGTTTCGTCATGGAGCAGATCACCGGGCGACCGGCGCGCTACCCATCGCCCAAGGCGAAGATGGTGGTGGTGTTTTTTAATCAGGTTCTGGTCTTCACGGCGCTGAGCTCGGTGCTTCACTATTTGCGGTCGTGGGCGCGATCGCGGGAGTTGGAACGTCAAAAACTCGAAGCGGAACTGACGGCGTTGAAGGCGCAGTTGAATCCCCACTTTCTGTTCAACTCGCTTAATAACATCTACTCGTTGGCGCTGGACAAATCCGATGACGGCCCGGCCTACGTGTTGAAGATGTCGGAGATGATGCGCTACATCCTGCACGACAGCCAAGTGGAGTCGATCGAGCTGCGCAAGGAGTTGGAGTTTGTGCAGCATTATCTCGACCTGGAGCGTATCCGGACTGAGAATACGATGCGGATGACCTTGAATGTGCAAGGCGATCCGGAAGGCGTGCAGGTGGCTCCCCTGCTGTTCCTGCCGTTCGTGGAAAACGCGTTTAAGCACGGGGTGAGCACCGCACCGGTGGAGGCCTTTGTGGAGATCAACGCTTCAGTTTTGGTCGACGGGCATCTCGTGGTCGAGGTGATCAACAGCAAGGAGGACATGGAGGCGGTCCTGGCGGGGATGGGGATCACCCCGCCGGCGCCGGCGAGCGAGATGCCGGGAGGGATTGGCTTGGAGAATGTGCGACGGCGCCTGCACCTGCTGTATCCAGACCGTCACGACTTGGTGTTGCGTGATGAGGGCGACCGTTTCGTTGCGCGAGTGGAGGTGTGGTCGTGA
- a CDS encoding nucleotidyltransferase domain-containing protein: protein MYPHHQETIANAERVFAAEPDVIALLVGGSIAHGLARETSDVDIMIVVSPESYAARKARDEPLYLNFEHSTYEGGYIDGKYLDIPFMAQVADRGSEAARYAFQDAIVVFSRDDQIPALISRIVRFPVEKKADNIRRFLAQMNAWKWMAQEGRKHGNRYIVRRAIDNFILFSSRVILAHNERLYPFHKWMLREVERAPDRPADMLAMIDRILDESSAESVEALFSAVKATTTVEFDDATWGRWFQRDNELNWLDHEPPVADL from the coding sequence ATGTATCCCCACCATCAAGAGACCATCGCCAACGCGGAGCGAGTTTTTGCCGCCGAACCTGATGTAATCGCCCTGCTCGTCGGCGGTTCCATCGCTCACGGGTTAGCCCGTGAAACTTCCGACGTGGATATCATGATCGTCGTTTCCCCCGAGTCCTACGCCGCCCGTAAAGCACGCGACGAACCGCTCTATCTCAACTTCGAGCACAGCACCTACGAAGGTGGCTACATCGACGGCAAGTATCTCGATATTCCTTTCATGGCACAGGTCGCGGACCGCGGCAGTGAAGCCGCCCGCTACGCCTTTCAAGATGCCATCGTGGTATTTTCCCGCGACGACCAAATCCCCGCCCTCATTTCCCGTATCGTCCGTTTTCCGGTGGAAAAGAAAGCGGATAACATCCGCCGGTTTCTGGCCCAAATGAACGCCTGGAAATGGATGGCGCAGGAGGGTCGCAAACACGGCAACCGCTACATAGTCCGACGCGCGATCGACAACTTCATCCTCTTCTCCAGCCGGGTTATCCTCGCTCACAACGAGCGGCTTTACCCGTTCCACAAATGGATGCTGCGCGAGGTCGAGCGCGCACCGGATCGACCCGCGGACATGCTGGCGATGATCGATCGGATTCTCGACGAATCATCCGCCGAGTCCGTCGAGGCCCTCTTCTCCGCCGTCAAAGCGACCACCACGGTCGAGTTTGACGACGCGACCTGGGGACGCTGGTTCCAACGCGACAACGAGCTCAACTGGCTCGACCACGAACCGCCGGTGGCCGATTTGTGA
- a CDS encoding MTAP family purine nucleoside phosphorylase, producing the protein MKVAFISGTSIVKSDLFAAWDVRTIETPYGPVTYKAHGDHVLINRHGYEFPKPPHTINYRANIRALADLGYTDIVSLNSVGSLDPALPPGTFVSCSDYVCLQEGPKTFHDDELKGGAPGIANNLIPDLLKALDPEFTIYPGKTYVQMRGPRFETKAEIRVVKNWGDVIGMTAAFEADLCSELGLNYNSFALIDNFANGLEGTEIDFAKFHDLVKENQAKVNRLFTRFLEILG; encoded by the coding sequence ATGAAAGTCGCCTTTATCAGTGGCACCAGCATCGTGAAGTCCGATCTCTTCGCCGCTTGGGACGTCCGCACCATCGAAACCCCCTACGGCCCCGTCACCTACAAGGCGCACGGCGACCATGTGCTCATCAACCGCCACGGCTACGAGTTTCCCAAGCCGCCGCACACGATCAACTACCGGGCCAATATCCGGGCGCTGGCCGACCTGGGTTACACCGACATCGTATCCCTCAACTCCGTCGGATCGCTCGATCCCGCGCTGCCTCCCGGCACGTTTGTTTCCTGCTCCGACTACGTATGCCTCCAGGAGGGACCCAAAACCTTCCACGACGACGAGCTCAAGGGCGGCGCGCCCGGCATCGCCAATAACCTCATTCCCGACCTCCTCAAGGCCCTCGACCCGGAGTTCACCATTTATCCCGGCAAGACCTACGTGCAGATGCGCGGCCCGCGCTTCGAAACCAAGGCCGAAATCCGCGTCGTCAAAAACTGGGGCGATGTCATCGGCATGACCGCCGCCTTCGAAGCCGACCTTTGCTCCGAACTTGGCCTCAACTACAACAGTTTCGCTCTCATCGATAATTTCGCGAACGGCTTGGAAGGCACCGAAATCGACTTCGCCAAGTTCCACGACCTGGTGAAGGAAAACCAAGCCAAGGTGAACCGCCTCTTCACGCGTTTCCTCGAGATCCTTGGCTGA
- a CDS encoding LytR/AlgR family response regulator transcription factor, translating to MKPIRCLVVDDEPLAQRVIENFARSLPHLQIVRKCNNAVEALDALHTEKDIDVIFLDIQMPRLSGLSFARSLKHAPPIIFTTAFAEHALESYDLEAVDYLKKPFSFERFCQALEKVQRRMEVAAVTSAGGVSNVVESRVSAATSWADQSVFIKAEGAMVRVDLADILLIEGVGDYVKLVRRNSTLISHETLQQWERRLPSDGFVRVHKSFIVAVGQIDAIKGGEILIEERWIPIGRVYRAALDAVIGTK from the coding sequence GTGAAGCCGATCCGATGCTTGGTGGTGGATGACGAGCCGTTGGCGCAGCGTGTGATTGAAAATTTCGCGCGTTCGCTGCCGCACCTGCAGATCGTGCGAAAGTGTAACAATGCGGTCGAAGCATTGGATGCGCTGCATACGGAAAAAGACATCGATGTGATCTTTCTGGATATTCAGATGCCGCGATTGTCGGGTTTGAGTTTCGCGCGATCGCTCAAACACGCCCCTCCCATCATATTTACCACGGCGTTTGCGGAACACGCATTGGAGAGCTACGACTTGGAGGCGGTCGACTACTTGAAAAAACCGTTCTCCTTCGAGCGGTTTTGCCAAGCGCTGGAAAAAGTTCAGCGCCGTATGGAAGTCGCAGCCGTGACGAGCGCGGGTGGTGTTTCAAACGTCGTCGAGAGCCGCGTAAGTGCCGCCACGTCTTGGGCGGATCAATCCGTTTTTATCAAAGCCGAAGGCGCGATGGTGCGCGTCGACCTGGCGGATATCCTGCTGATCGAAGGCGTGGGCGACTACGTGAAGTTGGTCCGTCGCAACAGCACGTTGATCAGTCATGAAACCTTGCAGCAGTGGGAACGACGGTTGCCGAGCGATGGGTTTGTCCGGGTGCACAAATCGTTCATCGTTGCCGTCGGTCAAATCGACGCGATCAAGGGCGGGGAGATCTTGATCGAGGAACGTTGGATACCGATCGGGCGCGTCTACCGCGCAGCGCTCGACGCGGTGATAGGCACGAAGTAG